The Odontesthes bonariensis isolate fOdoBon6 chromosome 19, fOdoBon6.hap1, whole genome shotgun sequence genome includes the window ATTCAACAGACCCACAGAGCTGATGGATCCAGCGTTGGCCTCTCCGCCTGAAATCATCCTAGATGACAGAGCGGATTATTCTCAGCCAGGAGGCCTACACTGCCCTCATTTCTCGCCACTATTTTCTGCTGGCAGATGCGCTCCATGGGAAGGTCCAGATAATCACAAACATGTCCCTCAAGTGAGCTACGAAATCTTCGAAAGTGAAGCGTTTTGTCCTTTGGGGGTTCATCAGATAAAAATGTCTCACCCTGCATTGCTGAAGCCGCCCACAGTTGCAGAAATATTCAGAAACAGACTGTGTTGTGATCAAAGGGACCAGCTATCGGTGCAGCATGTTCTCCACAGCCCGACTCAGCCCATCCAAGCCCAGCAGAGCCCCCTCTGCCATGGCTTCCACACCACATCGCCTCCTGGTGCTGGTGTCCAACCTGGAATGCCATCACTCCCGTGTAGCCCATGTGCTCCTCATGACTCCAGCTGGATGAATATGAGTCCTCTCTCCTCCCCACCTTGTCAGGGGTTTTGTTGGTGTCCCTGTATGCTGGCCCCCATCAGCAGCCCATCAGATGTCTGCTCCTGTGCATATTTACCTCCTCACCCATGGCTCCTCAAGTCTAAAGTTCATCCCCGCTGGTGCTTGTGCCCGCAGGCGGTGCCTGTCCATCAGACCTGCAGTCCAGCTCTGTAAGGGATCAACGCCACTTTTGATAGCCCCTGCGTTTTCTGTTATATTGGTGAATCCTTGATGTGGTACTGAGTCAAACTGCGTATTCTTGACCACAGGGATTCAAGGACAAGAGACAACGAGCAGTTGAATGGAAATGTAACGCTGGAGTCAGAGACAATCGGAGAGGAGGCCAAGACACAAGGTCAGAGATGAAAACCTTACAAAAAGTGCAGCCATACATTACTAGTATGCAAAAGTAGCCAGACTTCCCTctcatcttttaaagtggtcttgagcaatactTCTGCAAGACTTCTGAATGTCTTTTCAAGGTTTTggtttggacattggctgctttttcacacattttcaaTCCAACCCCACCATGTTCTGAGggaatgtgcttttttttttgcttgccctgtttaatcattgtaaatattaataattttttgagctacttgactaatttgaatttgaatttgaactaatgaataaagtatttttctattctattttattaacgcccaatgtgacatatatgtcacattacagatctctgacagtggggggtggtattttgaaaaaaatgtcagaaatttgttctatgtggtctatttagtctgtgttatgacccccttaattttcatctaagtagaaatgggtccgggttcttatgggttaaggGATGACAGACTGATTGTGTCTACACACGACACATGGCCTTTTGGTTAAGGAACCAATTTTAAATGACATCTTTGGGCACTTTGTTACTCGAAGCTTGAAAACTGCTTAAATAATTGACAAGAAAGCTGGTCTAGGAGGGTTCGGGTGGTGTTGAAGAATAACGGTGCTCATACTAAACACAGACTTAAAGCTAAACATCAGTATTTAGTCACTGCAAGAACTCTGAAGTACTCGGCCTGTCTGATGCTTTCTGTCTTTCATCACAGGAGAACAGCAGAGAACTGTCACACCCGGAGTGCACGAGCTCCAAGAAAACCAGCCAGATCACAAGCTAACAGAATTCAAAGTTTCTCCCGGATCTTCACCTGCTTGGGAGGAACAACTCGTCGCATTTGAGGCCTACGCGGACTACAAGACGATAATGGACTCGCTCTGTCCCGAGGTTCCCAACTCTAGGCAGTAGAAACCATCGGATTTACCTTTAGACTGTCAGAATTGACGCCTTTCCTGATTTGTAAATTGGTGTTTGTTGCGTGAAACTAACTCGCCATCACCTGTTTCCCCCGCTCTCTCTCTCAGATTCCAGGAAAAGACGAGTGTGACATCAGGGAGAAAGGAGAAACAGGAAACTTCTCATTTCTGGAGTACCTGGATGAGTTGTGCAGCGATGAGGACTTCATGACAGAAGTATGTTTATCAGTAGCATTACCATGTCACAGTTTTCCGCACTAACACTTTATTTTCAGTGAAGCAGAGTGTTAAGAAAAGGATTTCCAGGTAAAGGTGGACAGAGTAGGTTAAATCTCCCCAAAAAGGTGGGGCAATCAATCTTTTATCTTTGTAATCTTGCCATTCCCTGTCTAAATACTCAAAGGATAGCCTGGCTCTGGGAAActatttcgatttttttttggtgtgcAATACAAGCTTGTTTTTAATCTCTGAATTCTCCAACAATCTCTACTGGGGACGGGTCAGGACTGCAGGCTGGTCAGTCCAGTACAGGAAAACCTCTTCTTCTACAGACACGTCTGTGTAAAGTGCGCAGAACGTGTTTTTCCCTCGTCTTGGTGTATAATTAGGATACTCATACAACGCCATACCGCCATAGAGCCTTGCTTTTGGACTTTTGGACCAATAATACTGATTGGTCTGTCCACAATACACCTATCCATTGTGTGACGGTCCATCTCAGATGCCTCCTAGTCCAGAGAAGTTAACGGCACCTTTGGACAAagtcaaattttattttatttttttttccaagtacCTTTTGCCTGTGCAGCTACATCAACCATTGTTGAATGGTTTTTGGTGGAACGCAACCTGAGGGACTGAAGATCACCGGTGTCCAATTTAGCCTTGCACCCCCTTGCCCTTTACTCAGGGAAATTCCTCCAGAATACTTGATTCAATTTGCGATATTTCACACTGTAGAAGAAGAAATAATGATCAACGATAATAAAGCGAAATGATGAGAATAGTGCAAAATACTCTAAATGAATAATGGGAATTGTGGGCTCGCTAATGAGGACTCAGGTATCCAAATGCCTTGTCATGTAATTAGTGACGACATGCCATTGTTGGTTCACTAACAAGAGATGCAGTGTTAATAAAACACCCATGATAACGTTGTAAGTGATCATGTTTCAGTAGATGTTAGACCCtctgttaatcatttcagaCTAATTGATCCTTTTGTACACCTTCACATGCTGAAGGCCACAGATTCTGTTCACATGCAGGGTACGGAAATAGTACACACTTggtaaaatgtctccatttagTGTGGATCATACAGGTGGAATGTaggactttatttctctgtgtccACGTGACTCATCCACATTTCTTTCTGTCAGGTGGAGTCGATCCTGAATACTGACCAGCTGAACTCCCTCCTCTCCTCAGACCCGGACACCATTGATATTTTTGACCTGGGGCAACAACAGGAGGAGGTAACGAGTGTTTAAGCGCCGTAAATGTTCACCATTGCACTTTCAGCTCTTTGTTTTATCGTTTCTGTTGGATGACAGCATGCCGTAAGACTGTCCCCTTGACTCCTTTCCCAATTCGCACAAGCTTGATTCCTCTCCTGGACTCCTATGCTCGCACCTTAGAACCCTCCCACCAAAGGTGTCCTTCAAAACTGAGCCTTTTTCCATTTGGTACCTCCACATGGTTGCCATCTTAACTGGTCGTGTGGTAAATTACCAGGAATACGTCACAGACTGACACTGCAAGTGTGTTTTGATACTGGAGGGACCGTCTAAGTGAGCCTCCACCGTCTCATTCCGTTGTAAAATTAGACATTTATATGAGTCTGCAAAAACTGTTGCAGCCAGCCTGCATTAATCGATTTGACAGGAAGGATCCTGTCATCTGATCCAAACTCCCCTGATAGCAGCACATTTTGAAGGTGACTGGGAGGGGTGAATGCAGGCTTCTCCAAGTCAGCACCCGACCCATTCGTGGCGTTTTACTGTTGCAAGTGTGCAATATGTGTCATTTGTAATGGTTACGAAAGACTGCATGCATTGGGAATTATGTGGAATTTATATTGTTGCCATTTAAATTTGCCGTAACCGTGACAGCAACAGTTGCGTCCAGGACAATTATCCCAACAAGTACAATAAAGTTTATCATACTGCATCTTATCTTATCGTACCATAAATTATAGCTTTGCTTCCGTCTGATAAGGATCAAAGCCACAGCTGaggtaaaatgtaaatataaatgtactttatttatacagccctttacagacaatccttacgatgtaccaaagtgctttacagcaggtaataaataaggagaagaataagtaaaaacaaataaaaacgatATGAGAACAGTAagagcaataaaatacaacaaaatcgaataagatcaaataagataaaagtgtcatcatactactgggtattaaaagcaatcctaaataagtaggtttttagcctagatctgaagaggcccaggtcagaaataagacgtaGCTTAACGGGGAGCTTAtaccagagcctgggggcagcaacagaaaaggctcggtcaccccagggtttgtattctgacccgGGGACTTCCAGTAAAAATtaatttgttgacctcagagctctaccaggattgcggactgttaaaagctcatataaatatgatggggcgaggccgttaagagctttaaaaacaaacattaaaagtttaaaatcaattctataaaggacaggaagccaatggagggagttaagaacaggagtgatgtgcacacgtctgttggtgttgattaaaagacgggcagcagcgttctgcacaagttgaaggcgactgagagacgCTGACATAAAgcgcattgcaatagtctgaccttgaacttattagggcatggatggctttctcgaGGTCAtcacgacttaaaaacattttaactttggccaggagacgcaactgGAAAAACATAGTCCTGATGaccttgttcatttgtttgtccaacctcagatgactgtcaaaggtcactcccagatttctggcgGTTGAACTAAGTTTTCAAGACAAGgcaaagccagccgtcacagtatCCCCAAAACACAATGAACTCAGTTCagtcatttaaatgaagaaaactttgggccaaccactgcttaatatcagcaatacaattaaacaaagaacattgttaCTAGGTAGAAGAATCTAAATATGATGATCGGCAAAAGAACAGTTGCATTGTTGGCGGGTTGTTAGAACTGTGTGGATGAGTACAAGAAGGCAGCATGTTATGATAAGGTCCCTGCTTTCTTATTCCAACATCATCTGCAGGAAATTCTTGCCATGTTCATTTGATCCCCTGGCATTTCAGGTCTGTGGTGAAACTTTAAATCAATTCCCAAAATACTGTAATCTCTCACTCATCTCCCTCTTTTCCTACAGACAACCCTGAGAGAGAACTCACACCTACTTCCTGTCAGCAACGGACCCGTCACCGTGGAGACATCTCGGCCGACTTCACACGGTGACCAAACGCTTCAGCGCCCAGTCTTGGATCCTCCGAGCATAAAGACCGAACCAAACCACACCGGACAAACGTCACCAGAAAAGGTGGGACCAAAGGAGGCCCGGGGAACCAGTTCCCGGCCCTTGCCGCCACATCCTCAAGAGGACTCCACTGAGGCTACACCTGAGGGTCACATATTTCCACCAGGCGAAGAACACGACAGCCCAGCTTTGCTTAACACCTGCGCCAGCGTTTGCCACCACTGCTCCTTTCTCAAGCAAAAGAGGTTTGCTTCTCACGCAACCCAAACTGAGAATTTCTCAGACTCGGTCAATGAAACGGCAAAACCACCCCGATCGGAACCTGCCGCCGACCTCGGAGCAAAAGCACAAGGTGAAAGCGAGAGAGGATGCGGAGAAAATCTGGAGAcgtgtgctggagcaggagagacacaaaagcaggaAAGCGTGGCAGAAACTTGGTCAACAAAGGTTTTTGAAAAGGAGGTGGACATTAAAGACATCCCGAAACCTCCGAGGCTGCCCAGCCAaagtgaaaaagaagaagaaaagtgctCAGTGGTAGGAGCAGGGGAGAGGAAACCAACTGAAAAGAACTTGGCGAAAACACCTGAATTCACCCCAAAGGGGGATTTGGGGGAAAAACAGAGAAAGTACTCGAGGAGAAGACAATTATTTAAAGGAGAGGAGGGCGAGTGTAAAGGGCAGTGCTCAGGGACAGCAGAGAAAGAGGAACAGAAAGAGCTTACAGGAGAGATGCATAAATTACAGGTGTATGCTGGGAATCCCCTCCATTTCTGCACAGAAATGGGGCCAAATGAGACTTGTTCATCCAAGACTCAAGGAAAGGAGAGACCAGAGGAGGGGAATCAAACATCTGGATTTGTGAGGCCAAGAACGAGGAGTATAGCGGCAGAAGAAAGAGTACAGACAACACCCACGACCAGGGGGAGAGTCAAATGCTCAGAGACGAAGCCCTCACCCAAGAGAGAACTGGAGATAAACCTGCAGGAAACCACAAGTGAGCCACAGTTCCTGCCAGCTGCAAGTCCAAcaaaaagaagcagaagaatGAGAGCGGAAAAGACGGCAGGCAAGGCCAAGGTTGCAAAGAAAGATTTGACGGCACACAAAGCCAAGATTTCCAGAAACGGGGGTCGTCCTGCTCAGACGCAGATGAAAAAAGAATCATTAAGGGGTGCGAAAAATGTTCCGAAAGGTCCAAGAGAGGCAGCACTGGATGACCGGTGCGAGGCCAAGCATCCCACCACAAGGCTGAGGGCACAGTCTGCCATTAGGTGCGGGGAAAGTCCAAAATCACCCCCCACTCTGCTCCCAGAGTCGAATCAAAAAACTCCGCAACAAAGGACTGCAGTCCTGGAAACAAAAACTTTGGGAGTAAAGTCTAAAATTTCAAAAaggcagaagaagaagctgaaaaaggaaaacttttaaaaggagaaaaaagtaACAGATTCTGATTAGATATAGACTTTATTCATCCCGCAACGGGGACATTTTTAGAGGAAATGAgggattgaagaaaaaaaaaaaaagaagaagaagctacCAGCAGACGTCATCATGGGCAACGGGAGCGCATGGATCCAGAGTTTGTGTTTTAAAGATATTCCACATAAAGACATGATAGTGGTtagaagaaataataaaaaaatactttaattaaAAGAGTTCAGTTTATTGTCAACAACAATCACAAAAATGAAAGAATTATTCCTTTTCATAAAATCCATTTTAGGATTTacagtatttagtttcttttGCACACACACCACTGTCCCATCACAAAAAGTCAGCATACATGAGAAATTTaataaataacattttaaatggCAAAGTTAACTCAATAGCTCTGAAACAACAAGTGACAGATTTATTTTGAGTaagttataaaaaaataaaaaaaataaaaaaaggctcACTGGTAAACATACACACGAGGAGCtgggtacacacacacacacccacacacttcAGAAAGCCACTGTAGCATCCTTTCACCCTTCTTCAAGACATATTTTGGCTTGTCAGTGTTTGTGCAAACTAATGCCAGacttaaaaacatcaaaaatcattgtcagacaaaaaaaaattatatatatatatatatatatatatattctttaaaatgtacaaaaatacaattCTTCGTCGATTACTCTAGTTCAAACatgatggcaaaaaaaaataataaataaataaaaaagtcatgAGGCTTTTGTAGCGTAACCCAAACGGTTTCATTCAAActtctttttacttttgtgAGCGACTCCGTTGTTGTTTACAGCCTTCCCATTGGCCAGCAGAGTGAGTGACCCTCGAGAGCCCGCCTCCTCGGGCATCAGGTACTCGCTTAAAACCCTCTGATAGGTCGGGTGGGTCGTCAGCACTCGCAGCAGATTTTCTGTGGGCCAAATGATCCGTCAGTTTAATGCCAACCGACAACGACACAACGCCATAACTGTGCCTTTAGAATAACCTCATTCTAACCGTCTCAACTCTGTTCGGGGTTGTTTGAGTACAATGTGTAAGCTCTGTGCCAATAATGAGACTGTATTTCACAGTTTTCGCTCGTGCTGGAAACAGCTGCCTGTCTGGAAGTAACCAAGCATGCTGCTGGGGAGGCAGCACCAAGCCGACACTCTTACTGAGGGGACGCTCCCTGTTCCAGCACCACTTACACGACCAAATGACCACAGATGCTCACCTTCCGTAAGCGTGCCCTGACTGGAGGCCTCGGCGTAAAGTGCAGCAGTGTTGTGCTGGGGAAGGCCCAGCAGCGCCCCCATGAGGCCCGAGAGCTCCCCTGCACTCAGGCTGCCTCTGCCCTCTGTGTCAAACAACTGCAAAACAAGAGACAGCGCATTCAGAACAAagagaaaccagcagcagcaggtgttcATCTTCTTTATTTGCAGTCAGGGGAACATCGATCCTCTGGATAAAACGAGGACTTACAGGAAAAGCAGTGTGAAGAAGTGACTTGAAGCTGGTGAATCCGGTAAGGGCCGAAATACTCAAACAGACCTGCCTGAGGTCCACACTTTCATCCTGAagatggaaacaaacaaaaaaagggttTACACGTGTGAACGGAGATTCAATCCGGTTCAGGCCTTGCAAACAGCCGGCACTGAAACAAACACTCATCTGTTAGCAAACTGCTCCCATTCTCCGAACACCGAGGCTGCACTCTGAACAGACCCGTGTGCGTTCTGAAGAGCAGAAGGGAAAGCAGCTTTCTCTACACCTTCTGCATGTTACTGGCAGCAGAAAACCTGCACTGCATTAAGAGGCATTTTCTGGAACATCCGAGGCTTCCATTAAAACAGCCGCAGGAACTCTTACAGTCCCAGAAAACACCAGATTAAACACCAGACtggtaacatcaaagagaagccCAGAGGACCATCCAATCTCGTTTCCAGAAATAGGTGCAGCgaagttggaaaaaaataaattagaataaataaatcaagcaGTTAATCTTggatattcacacacacacacagacagaaatgaGCATACCTTTGAGTACAGGCCACAGATACGGACGGCTGTTCGTTTATCCGTCAATGCCAGAATAGAGGCGAGCTCCTCTGCGCTGGCCTTTGACCCTGGAGCACCTGAGCGACACCTGTCAGTCATTCTGTCCAGCGCCACTTCTACCTCATGCGCTCCCAGACTGagagacaaagaaagaaagtgacGCTCATTAAAGCCAAACAGCATTTACGCAGATTTAGCCAAACAtaaaaggactttttttttctttttacccatTTTTGTGCAGCAGTGACAGCGTTTCCCTGGCAGGAGAGTCCAGAGGCAGCGAGAGACCGCCGAGTTTACTCACAGGAACTCGGCCCTCCATCACATAGTCTGTAGCTGGGATTCCTAAAGCCCTGAGGCACAGAACCCAATTACACAATGTTAATTAAACAATGTGACAGCCATGGGGTTCCCACAAATGAACCAGAGCGTGAGTAATTACAGTTCCACGGAAAGGTGAGTTCGACCTCAGGTCCTCTGAACTAGACAGACCTGAACACACCAGTTGAAACACTTATAACAAAACTCTTCCACTATTCCAAGCTGACCAGTAAAATATGGCTCATCGGTACCATCTAGTGGCAGCCATGTGCAAGGACAGCCCTGTCACAGCTCCAAGACACAAGATGCCTGGTAGATAGTGTTCAGCAGTGCAGGGAAGCCTCAACTCACAATTATCGCCAGTCCTTTTATTTAGCTTTCATAATATGAATCTGTGTGCTTGACAAATCTTACTTGGCCACGAGCTTCTGAACATTGTCTGCATACAGGTTGGGGTCATTCTTCTCCTCCTGGGACGGGTTGTAAACTGGCAGGAACTGCGGCacaatttagaaaaataaaaataaattaaaaaaggacATAATTCTTTCATTTACTCACAGCAACTGCTTAATGGTAAGAAAAAGGGTCAACTTTGAGACAAATAAGatcatgaataaagaaaaataaataaattttaaaaaaaacactccctgttaagattttttttcctttcttaaaGCAATGTTATGACAAGGCAAGAAGTGGTGACCGACCTGGCTAAGAACGATCAGTTACACCTCCGGACACCCACACACCATTACTGCTAATTAAGATCTTTGCCGGATCCGTTTAGAGAATATTCTGTGAAATCAATCCCATGGTCTCACCTCAACTGTCATGTTGGTGTAGAACTGTGAAGTGGTGTGCCACAGTGCTTCTGTCCTGATGGATAAAAAGATCACATTTCATTCAACAGCACTCCTGACAGGTGCCCAATTCACTTCAGCGCCAAACTGACTGCAAAGACCGTCGAAGGGGTCCATTTCTAAGGCTTCAAATCTAATCTCTCGTCTAAGAACATGTGCCGACCGCTCGGGTAGCTGTAGCTGACCAGGCCAACCAGATTGTAGCACTGAAGACGTAAACCAGGCACCGACAGTTTAAACAGGACCCCcgaaacataaacacacacagtgggtctggactgacagcgctgtgagaCGAACTCCTCTATAACAACATGAGATGCTTAGAACAAACATATTTGGGAGAATGATCAAATGAATGAGAGTAGAAACTAAAATCACAATTCAAGACATCTAAATGCATTTCTTTGAAGGTTCTTAAAGCGTTTGAGACTCTAAAGTTCCATTTTTATCTGTCTTTATCTCATCTTTTAACTAAGATGAATGTCCAAACCCAAAAAGACTTCATCCAACTACAGTTGTGACTGATATAGATCTAATAAGTTGCCTCTCAGACTCAGCTTTCACCAAAACAGCTCTTATGAGCACACAGCGATGCTTAAGAGAGttgatatattaaaaaaaaaaaaaaaaaaaaaaaaaaaggaggctgGAATTCCTGGAAGCTCCAGAGTTTACATTTCGCCCTGCTTGTGTTGCAACCCAGCGCTTCCACCGCTGCGGCGTCCGACAGATACAAGCCCAGGAAAGACTGAGGAACTCACCAGGTTGTTCCTTTGTACGTCCAGCGGACGGTATCCTAAGGAAGAGCCATAAAAGCACTCGTCAAACAGTGGAAACTTTATAaggatgaagaagaaaaaaaaaaaaaaaaaactttggcaCAGACAGAGggagtgttttgtttttaactgcACGCCTCATTTCACTCACATTTCCCTCATTAAACACCCCGACAGGTATGCAAACACTGGCCTGGTCAAACATTACAGTTATGCCCAGTGACATGACTACAGCCTGTTAAAAAtgtaggcacacacacacacacacaaaaaaaacaaaaaaaggtgaTGTAATGCATCTCACTACCACACCATCCGCCTTTTTAAGACTCAAGTCTTTGACATGATGACATAAAAACAACACGGAAGGACTTCTTTTGGTTTGTCACAGGGTTGTTTTTCCACTTAAATCAGCACCTAGCTCCAAAGTATATTCTATAAATAAACCTGACTGGACTCTTGGACATTTGGCCGATGCTTCTGTACAGTTACAGCGAAGATGAATTCCTGACTGATCCACCTCAATATGCcccaccaaaaaacaaaaaaaacaacaacaaaaaaaaaaaagcgacaaATTGAAGTGCAGCGCCGAATCGACATGGAGCATGATGTTCTTAAAGCAATTGCGTGGAGAGCAGCCACTTCTTGTGAGCCCACTCCTGGTGGCACACTGCGGCCGATTTATCTCCAGTCTTTATATTCCACGTCGACGTTATTGTCGATGCTGAAGTCGGTCACGGTCAAATGAAGGCGCACTGAAATGCACCTAAAAGCAATTCGACCGAGTTCATATCAGCAACCCACTGCATCAGCTATGGGCTTCAGTGAGGACGGCAACTGGTGATGCATGATGGACAAGAAAGTCCAGTCGCACTGGAACTGTACGAATTTACGCCCTGCTCCGAACAGAAAAGCTGGATTTCCTGCCAAATCTATCATTTGTTCCATTTCAAACTGCTGAATACCAGGGCTGGGTGTGACCGACTGCTACGCTTTTACTACAccgaaaacagaaaaaaaaaacgcaagaTACCAAAAGGATGAAAATACTTTTAGAAAGTCAATTTTTTCAAGTTGCGAATCAAATCAAGATTTTTATACAAATCAccccccatacacacacacaccccccccTCTAAAGTCTATACTGT containing:
- the lpcat4 gene encoding lysophospholipid acyltransferase LPCAT4 → METHDSLSATHEYPHPFIHAIKLTTAQRIRGIILGSVLFPLRITLAALLFLITWPLARLRLAGLSAEERSRPVTGWRHWFFHPIILFLSRAVFFSLGFLWVRVKGRRAGLKEAPVLVVAPHSGFLDMLVLCLTELATVVSRSENTSLPVIGALLEFNQAVIVSRKDPESRRKAVAQLNERLTSEGLWPQMLMFPEGTTTNGRALLKFKPGAFLAGVPVQPVLLHYPNKLDTVRWTYKGTTWTEALWHTTSQFYTNMTVEFLPVYNPSQEEKNDPNLYADNVQKLVAKALGIPATDYVMEGRVPVSKLGGLSLPLDSPARETLSLLHKNGLGAHEVEVALDRMTDRCRSGAPGSKASAEELASILALTDKRTAVRICGLYSKDESVDLRQVCLSISALTGFTSFKSLLHTAFPLFDTEGRGSLSAGELSGLMGALLGLPQHNTAALYAEASSQGTLTEENLLRVLTTHPTYQRVLSEYLMPEEAGSRGSLTLLANGKAVNNNGVAHKSKKKFE